The Clostridium aceticum genomic interval GAAAAGGGTATACTGGATTACATAAAAGAAGAAAATGTTATAGCGATAGGGCCTGGTTGTGGCAGAAGTCAGCAATTTGAAGAGATATTACATACTGTAGTAAGAAATGCAACAGTCCCCTTGGTGATCGATGCAGATGGACTAAATATGCTGGCAAATAATATAAGCTTGCTGAAGGACTTAAAGGTACCTTGCATTATAACCCCTCATCCGGGGGAAATGTCTAGGCTAACAGGATTATCTATTCAAGAAGTGAATGACCATAGATTGGATATTGCAAGAAATTTCTCAGAAAAGTGGGGTGTGATCACTTTATTAAAAGGAGCAAGAACCGTCATAGCGAATCCTCAAGGAGAAGTTTTTATCAATAGAACAGGAAATCCCGGTATGGCTACTGCCGGCAGTGGAGACGTTCTCACGGGGATGATTACAGGACTTCTTTCTCAAGGTGTAGAACCACTAAAGGCTACTATGGCGGCAGCATATCTTCATGGCACAGCAGGGGATAGGGCAGCAATAAGATTAGGAGAGTATAGCATGATGGCAGGTGATATTATATACGAAATACCAACAGTGATACAGGAAATTATGAAAAAATAGCATAAAACCAGCTTAGAAGCGGAGGAAAATCCTCTGCTTTTCTTTTTCTCTAAATATAAATATATGTCTAAAGAAAATAATTTATTACAATAAAAACACCAAAATGCCGTAAGTGGAATAGTATAGTATTACAGGAAAATTTCTGTATTATCTTAAAGAAGGAGGAAATATCTTATGATGCATACACCTTACCCTGGCATATACCCTATCCCCTTTATGCCTATGTATGTAATGTTAGCCCATGCTTATGTACCTTATCAAACCTATATGAACGCTTATCCTTTAACAGAAGCTTTAATGAAGGGTACACTTTTCCCAGAACTATATCAACCTTATGTTAAACGTTGGGAGGGTAAAAAGTAATGAAAGAAAGAATGATTTTGATGCGAAAAATTCAGGACGTAGAGTTTGCTTTAACTGAATTGCAGTTATATTTGGATACGCATCCCTTTGACCAAAAGGCTTTAATGGATTTCAACTGTTATAGCCAACAGTTATTGATGCTAAAACAACAATATGAAATGTCCTACGGACCTCTACTACAATATGGATTTTCACCTAGTCCCTATCCATGGAAGTGGCTAGATAGTCCGTGGCCGTGGGAAGAAGAATTTTAACTTGGAAGTATAAGGAGGAAAGTATATGTGGATTTATGAAAAAAAATTGCAATATCCAGTTAAAGTAACCTGTGGACCTAACCCTAAGTTAGCACAATACTTATTAACACAGTATGGTGGTCCTGATGGGGAACTATCAGCGGCTTTAAGATATTTAAATCAAAGATATACAATTCCCACCAATGAGGCAAAGGGATTATTAACGGATATAGGTACCGAAGAATTGGCTCACGTTGAAATAATTACTACTTTGATCTATCAGCTAACAAAAGATGCAACTGTTGAGGATATGAAGGCTGTAGATATGGGTTCTTTCTACGCCATACGTGATGGTGCACTATTCTATTCGGATTCCAATGGTGTGCCTTGGACAGCAACCTATATTCAAGCTCATGCAGACCCTATCACAGACCTACATGAAGATATGGCAGCTGAGCAAAAAGCTCGTGCTGTATATGAGCATTTATTAGATCTTACTGATGATCCTGGGGTAAAAGATGCCTTGAGATTTTTGAGAGAAAGAGAAGTTGTACATTATCAAAGATTTGGGGAAGCATTGAGAATTGTGCAAGAATATATGCAGACAAAAAAAATTTTTTAAAGCCAATGTAAAATAAGGGTGCCGAAGGATGTGGTGCCCTTATTTTGTAATCAAAGGAAAAAAATATTTGGATAGATGATTTGTTTTATAAAATACTATATAAATAACATACTATGTAGTCTAGGAAGGAGAAAACTATGGTTACAAGATTATTTGTTATTGCAGTTACACCTAGTATTGCTATTGCAATAGGACTATATTTAACAGATAGATATGATAGAGAACCACTGTCTTTGCTTGCAAAGGTATTTGTCTTAGGTGCTCTATCGGTTATTCCAGTACTGGTTGTACAAAGGCTTCTACTAAGTATTAATATATTTGCTGGTTTATTAGGAATTGCCTTTGTTTCTTTTATTGTAGCGGGCTTAACAGAAGAATATTTTAAAAGAGCAGTGGTTTTATATACTGCTTATCGCAGTAAACATTTCAATGAAAAACTAGATGGGATTATTTACTGTGGGTTTTCAGCCCTTGGATTTGCCACAGTTGAAAATATTATGTATGTAGTTTTTAGATTTAGCAGTAATTATTATGTAGGCATTATGAGAGGAATTTTATCTGTTCCAGCCCATATACTTTTTGCAGTAACAATGGGTTATTACCTTTCTCTAGCGAAATATACTGAAGAAGAAGAAGTGAAAAGAAAATATTTTCAAAGATCTTTATATATTCCTGCGATATTTCATGGATTATTTAATTTTATTTTAATGGCCCAAATACCTCTACTAATGGTTTTATTTATTCCCTACGTCATTTATTTGTGGAGATTAAACTTAATAAGATTGAACCAATACACAAAACATAGTAGAGATCAGTTCAATCGAATTATAGAAGATGAAGATCAGTAAACAAAAAAAACGACATATAGTCGTTTTTTTATCGTTCACCAGCTATAATTCTTACAATATCCTTTAATTCAGAATTGTTAGGAATCGTAAAGGTGCCGGATTTAAGTTTCAGTAATAAGTCTAATTCTTCAGCAGTTTTAATAAAGTCGTTGGAGCTCTCAATTACACCATTATCTAATAGAATTGTTGCAATGCCAGAGGCAGGCGTTCCTGACGGGATCGTGAAGACTTTGTCTTCTACTACTGCTGGTTCTACTGGTTCTACTGGTTCTGTTGATTCTGCGCTATTTTCCTCAAATTCTTCCTCAGCTTCTTCTTCAATTTCTTGAGAGATTTCTAATTTTTCTTCTTGAAGGATCTCAGGGGAAGAGTCAATAGCTATTGCAGTACTATTACTGTCAAACCAATCTCCTAAGTTAAAAACCACTACACCAACCATAAGAGAAGCAATAACAACAGCTATAAAAACATCGCTAAAATCATGGAGTAAATCTTTAATTTTTTCCATTTGTTTACCACCTTTGATTAAGTAATTATGTATTAAGCATATCACAAGTATGATCAACTTTTCAATAAAAGTATGAATGTAAATATTAACACAATTATTTAGAAGTATTTAAATATATTACATAATATTTGCTTTAGCAGTTATAATATGACTAAAATGATAATATACAATTAGTAAAATCAACAAAAAATACAATAGGGATTATTTTAGGGGAGGGTAAATCATGTCAAGGCGTATAAAAAAAATTACTACAGTAGAAGATTTAGATAAGATAGTGAAAAAGTCTAAGAAAAAGCCTGTTTTCATTTTTAAGCACGATATTACTTTATCTGAAAGTGAGGAAGCATATCAACAATACATTGAGTTTATAGAAGAAAATGAAGAAGATGTTTTATTTTGTATGGTGGATGTTAGAGAATATGTAGAGGTCTCGGAGGCGGTAGAAGAAATATTAGAAATTAACCATGAGGCACCACAGCTTATGTTGATCATGGAGGAAGAGGTTGTATGGGATGATCAACAAAATAATATTACTTCAGATAACTTAATTGAGGTGGTAAACGAATTTATTTCTATATAAAGTAATTTTATTTAGTTGCTTTAAAAATACCACAGTGTTAAAATAATTAAAGGGATTTCTTGCAAAGTAGAACAGGGGGACAAAGGATGAAAAAAGAAATTATTGAGTGGATTAAAACCATTGTGTTATCACTAGTGATTGCACTAATTATAACAACTTTTATAAAGCCAACCATCGTAAAAAACTACTCTATGATACCAACACTAGACGAAAATAACTTTTTGATAGTAAATCGTTTGTTGTATAAGCAAGGCACACCAAGTCGTGGAGATATTATCGTGTTTCGTTCTCCACTGAAAACTCCTGCTGGAAAGGATAAATTACTAATTAAAAGAGTAATTGCCCTACCAGGGGAAGAGATTGTAATAAGTGATGGCAGCGTATTTATTAATGGAGAATACTTAGAGGAACCTTATTTAGTGGATTCGTATACGGAGGGTAGCATAGATGCAGTGATCCCAGAAGGAAAGATATTTGCTATGGGTGATAACCGAGGGAATAGCTTGGATAGTAGAGATGATATACTAGGATTAGTAGATATGGAAGATGTGATTGGAAAAGCTTTTTTACGCTTATATCCGCTAAATAGAATAGGATTTTTAACTACGTATCTTCCAATTAAAAGTGCTTCTATAATTGCATTAAATTAACAAAGTTTTATAGGAGGCTAGACTTATAAAAATCTTCTAAATTGCAAAATATATAGATATACGCCTGTGAATTTTAATCTATCAAATTTTAAGTTTAAGGCATATGGCTGTATATTGAAAAAAGTTGAGGAGGTTGTTATGAGATGAAAGTAAGAGATATTATGACAAGTCATGTTTCAGCTTCAAGTGCAAATGCTAGTATTGATGAAATAGCAAGAAAAATGAAGGAACTAAATGTAGGATCTATTCCTATATGTGATAATCAAAACCATATTATAGGCATTGTAACTGATAGAGATATCGTGGTAAGAGGGATTGTTGATGGATTTAGAGTTTCCGACAATATAGACAAAGTAATGTCAAAGGAACTAATCTTTGTTTCGCCTGATACTCATGCCCATGAAGCAGCGAGAATTATGGCACAAAATCAGATTAGAAGGCTGCCAGTTGTTGAAAATGGAAAGCTAGTAGGTCTTGTGGCTATAGGCGATTTAGCAGTTAGAAATATTTATGTTGATGATGCAGGAAAAGCTTTAAGTGATATTTCTTTACCAAGTCGGCCTATGATGTAGTCTTATGTTTTCTAAAATGTTCCCAGTACATATTGCTGGGAACATTTTTTGTGATAGCTTTGCTATTGAAGGTGTATAAAAAAATTTCTAAGGTAAAAATATACTTAAGAGTTTTATAAAGCTAATTTGAAAAAATAGAATTGCTTTTGATAGTATATACTAAAACATTAAAATAAAAAAATAGAAAAAAAGTACATATTACCATTTAAAATAGTTTCTAAGCGTATACTAGTAGAAATGGAAACTTTATAAAAGACAAAAAGGAGAGAGATTGATGTTGGAAAAACTAGTAATGGTTAAAAATAAGTCTGGAATTCATGCTAGACCTGCAGGCAAATTAGTTAAGGAAGCTTCTAAGTTTAAGTCAGACATTTTTATTGTAAAAAGTGATAGTGAATTTAATGCTAAGAGTATCATGAATGTTATGAGCATGGGTGCAAAAATGGGAGAAAATGTACTTATCAAGGTATCTGGTGAAGATGAAAAGGAAGCTTTTGATGCTATTATAGATTTAATTGAAAGAGGTTTTGACGATTTTGATGAGTAGTAATTTTTTTAATTTATTAGGAAAAAAAGGTATATAATATGTTGTAGAGAATAATATGAATAGGTCTAAAAAATTTCTATAGGGGGACACTTTCCATGGGAAGTAAAAAGCTGCAGAACGATATATCCATCACGATAAATGAGCAAGGTCCATATAAATACGAAAGAGGCATCTCATTAGAAGAGATTTCAAAGGATTTTCAGCACAATGTAAAGTATTTAATTGTTGCTGCTCTTGTAGATAATGAACTAAAAGAATTAAAGTATACGCTAGATGAAGATTGTGAAGTGAAATTTATTGATTTATGTTCTTCTATTGGTTCTAGAATCTATCAAAGGAGTTTGGCTTTTGTATTTATTAGAGCATGTTTAGAAATTTTTTCAAGCTGTAAAGTTTCAGTAGAACACTCTATCAGCAAAGGATTATATTGTGAGGTGCACTATAAAAGGCCAATAAATGCCGAAGATGTAGAGAGAATCCAACAAAGAATGCAAGAAATTATTGAAGAAGACGTTGTCTTCGAAAAAAGCAGGATTCCACTAGACGAAGCAAAAGATATTTTTAGAGATTATGGACAAATGGGTAAGGTAAGATTACTAAAATATAGAGAAAAGCCTTATATTAACATTTACCAATGTGGATGGTTGAAAAACTACTTTTATGGTTACATGGTGCCTTCTACAGGATATTTAAAAGATTTTAAATTACATTATTATGCCCCAGGTGTTGTTTTGCAATTTCCAAGGTTTGAAGATCAAGGGCAAGTTCCAGACTTTCAAGAACATCCAAAATTATTTAAGGTATTTAGAGAAAGTGAAAAATGGGGGGAAATTTTAGAAATTGATTATGTTGCATCTTTAAATGATCTTATAGTTACTCAAAAAGAAGGAGAATTTATTAGAATTGCTGAGGCATTACATGAAAAGAAAATTGCAAAGATAGCCGATAGCATTACAGAAAATATTAAAGAAAAACGTGTTGTTTTAATCGCAGGTCCTTCATCCTCTGGAAAAACAACTTTTGCTCAACGTTTGATGATTCAGTTAAAGGTAAATGGTATCAAACCTATTGCTATTTCTCTCGATGATTACTTTGTAGATCGTGAAAATACACCTTTAGATGAAGAGGGCCAGTATGATTTTGAATCTCTTTATGCAATTGATTTAAAACTATTTAATAGAGACTTGGAAAGAATACTTAGCGGCGAGGAAGTAGAAATACCTACCTTCAATTTTCATACAGGCAAAAGAGAGTATCGTGGGCATAAGATTCAGATTCAAGCTGACCAACCTATCATATTAGAAGGAATTCATGCTTTAAACGATCAGTTAACTGCTGCTATTTCTAAGAACAACAAATTTAAGATATATATTAGTGCTCTAACACAATTGAATGTAGATGAGCATAATAGAATTCCTACCACCGACACTAGATTAGTAAGACGAATCGTCAGAGATAGTAAATTCCGTTCTAATGATGCAGAAACTACTTTAGCTATGTGGTCATCTGTAAGACGCGGAGAAGAAAAAAACATTTTTCCTTTTCAAGAGGAAGCAGATACTATGTTTAACTCTGCACTGTTTTATGAATTAAGCTTACTAAAAAAGTATGCAGAGCCTTTGTTGAGGCAAGTGCATAATACAAGTACTTACTATTCAGAAGCCAAGAGATTATTAAAATTCTTAAATTATTTTATATCGTTAGAAAATGAAGAGGATATACCAAAAACCTCTATCTTGAGAGAGTTTATAGGGGGCAGCAGTTTTCATAAAGAAGAAAAAAAAGAAGACTAACAGCAGGGAGTTAGGGAGATTTTCCTTATCTCCCATTTTTTAAAATTTTTATTCTGTAGGAAAAATTTGTTCTAAATTGCAAAGAAAATGTAGTAAATAATATTAGGATAACATAGCGTTAACTTAAACCATAATTTGTCATCCTGAGGGAAGCAAAGCGGCGTCGAAGGATCTTAGTAGTAGCAAAAATCTTCGTTATTCCAAGATCCTTCGCTACACTCAGGATGACATTTGGAGAGAATTTTGGTAATAATTGTGTTAAGTTAACGCCTATGATTAGGATATTAAAGGATTTTCAGCAGGTGGCTAGAATTAATAAAGATAGGTGATTGAGAATGGAAAATACATTAATGGTTATTAGTTTTGTTCTTATCATATTAGGTGTTATGGGAATTTTTTTGCCAATTCTGCCAGGACCTATACTGGTATTGGTGGGGATTGTATTGTATGGATTTGTTACAGACTTTGCTGTGATCTCCTTATACTGGATCGTATTATTTTCCATTTTAACTTTTATCACCATAGTAGTAGATTATTTAGCATCTTTTATGACAGCTAAAAAATTTAATGTATCCTCTTGGGGAATGATAGGTATGTTTATAGGAGGATTTTCAGGACTTGTTATCCTAAATGTTGTAGGGTTGATTATTGGTCAAGTGGTGGGCTTGACACTGGGAGAACTTTTATCTGGAAGAGAATGGAAAGAATCTATAAAGGCTGGCGGTGCAGGTGTTATTGCCTACTTTGTTAGTCTTGTGGTGAAGTTATTGATAACAGCTATTGTCGTTGGAATTTTTATTTATCTTATACGATAAGGAGAAAAAAATGGAGAATAAAGAAAATATGTATAGGGTCCATGTGTTATTATTTATTGCAGTAATAGGTGTTTCTTTTTCTGCAATACTTATTAAAAATACAGCAGCCCCTGCTAGCATTATTGCTATGTATAGGATGCTGATTACTTTTTTTCTCTTTCTTCCAGTTGCCCTCATAAAAGGGAAAAAGGAGATACAAGAACTTGTTAGAAAAGATTTTTTGCTTTGCTGTGTTAGTGGATTGTTTTTGGCGCTTCACTTTATTACTTGGATGACTTCCCTAAAGTATACGACAGTGGTATCTTCAACAGTGCTTGTAGGGTTACAACCTATCTTTACCGCAATCATTGGATACATGCTATTTAAAGAAAGGTTAAGTAAAAAAGGATTTCTGGGAATGTTGATGGCTATTGGTGGTAGTAGCATGATGGGCTTTTTAAGCTTTCATGCTGGGAGAGGCCATTTATATGGAAATATTTTAGCTCTTTTAGGTGCTTTTTTTGGTGCATTGTATATTATTATAGGGAGAGGCATAAGAAAAAAGATATCTACACTAACCTATGGGTTCATTGCCTATGGTACTTGCAGCTTATTTTTAGTGATAATGAATATAGTACTAAAACTTCCTTTTACAGGCTATACGCCTAAAGATTATACTTTGTTTTTCGGAATGGCAGTTTTATGTACTATTGGTGGACATACAATTTTTAACTGGGCCTTGAAGTATATTGAAGCCAATAAAATAGCCACCACCATGTTGGGGGAACCAGTAGGAGCCACTTTTTTAGCTGTTTTGCTTTTAAAAGAAATTCCTAGTTTGGGGCAAATCCTCAGTGGTATTTTCATATTATCAGGACTCTACATCTTTATGGGTACCGACAAAGAAAAGACAGAGCCTCTGGTTACCTACAGTGAAGGATAGGTATACGCTCAGGATGATAGTTTAAAAGAAATTTGGTAATAATTGTATTAATCTAACGCCTATGATAACTGAAATTAGTTATAATAGTTCTACTTTTGTATGTGAAATAAGTAACAAGATAGTGTATAATTAAAGTAACTTATCTAGATTATCTAAACTACTTTTGTAGCAGCCTCATTTACCTCTTTTGTGGTCAACTTCAGTTATAAGTGCCTATCAATAATTTAGGAAGTGATAGTATGAAAAGCATCAATTCTCGTTACTATAACTTACTGAAAAAGATCATAATTACCTTAGGGCTTTTTTTAGTCATGGACACCTTTATACTTGGTATAGCTAATGTAGAGGGAGATTCTATGCATCCTACTTTAAACACCTCCGATAGAGTCATCTTTTTAAAACTTCCTTATTTTCGTAGAAATATAAAAAGAGGGGACATTGTTATATTTTCTCCCCCTGAAAGCTTAGGCAGAGAAGATGAATTCTTCGTTAAAAGAGTAGTGGCGGTAGAGCAGGATATGTATATTATACAAAATGGTGTTTTGGGGATTAATGATACAGAAGTGTTTGAAGATTATATTTGTCCGGAAGATTATATAGACAAAGATTATTGTTATATAGAGGGTATTGTACCTGAAGATAAACTTTTTGTTTTAGGAGATAATAGAAATAACAGCAATGATAGTAGAAGATTTTGTTGTATAGGAAAAAGACTTGTTAAAGGTAGGGCAATACTAAGAATATGGCCGCTAAATGAAATAACAACTTTTAGTAATCCTTATAATTAACCTCAGTCACCCTTGCTAATGTGGTGACTGAGGTTGTTTTTAGAATCTGCTTGAAAGGGATGTATTAGAGTGAAGCTAAAAGATCAAATCAAAGATTATGGAAAATCCATCGGTATAGACCTACTAGGTTTTACAAGTGCTAATGCTTTTGAAGAGATAAGAAGCATCTTAGAAAAGAGAGAAGCGTTAGGACATCTTTCTGGTTTTGAAGAAAAAGATATAGAACTTCGTATTGATCCTAAGAAAACCATGACAGATGCTAAATCAATTCTTGTGATAGGGTTGTCCTATTACAATGAAAATATTAAAAAGAGCGAAAATCACGAAACAGAATTTTCTGGTGTGCTAGCCAGAACAGCTTGGGGGAAGGATTATCATTACGTTTTAAAGGAGAAGTTAGAAGAAATTGCTGCCTTTATTCAGAAGCAAGACAAAGACTTTCAGTATAAGATTTTTGTAGATACGGGACCTCTAGTGGATCGACAGGTGGCCTATAGAGCTGGTCTAGGGTGGTATGGATACAATTCTCTTCTAATTAATGAAAAATATGGTTCTTGGTTTTTCATAGGTTACATGCTGAATAATATAGCTTTTGAAGAAGACAAGCCATTAACAAACAAAAACTGCCAAGGGTGTAATCTATGCATAAAACATTGTCCTAAAGGAGCCATAGAAGGTCCTTATGGGTTTCATGCTAAAAAATGTGTATCTAATTTACTACAGCAAAAAGAAGATATTGATGAAGAAGACAGAAAGATTCTAGGAAAAAACCTTTATGGCTGTGATATCTGTCAAAGTGTTTGTCCCCACAATAAAAAAGCAGTATTGATGACGGAAGGTGATTTTGCACCTCAAGTGGTTTCTCCTACACCAGATCTAATAGAAATACTTTATATGTCTAATAAGGCTTTTAAAGAAACCTATGGAACAACTTCAGCAGGATGGAGGGGCAAGAGGACTCTTCAAAGAAATGCAATTATTGCTCTGGCAAACAATGGAGATAAAAAAGCAATACCTCATTTACTACCTTTATTAGAAGATGATAGGCCTGAAATAAGACGATATGGAATATGGGCAATTTTTCAACTAGACCCCTTCACCGGCAAAGAAATTTCCAAGGAAATGAAGAAAAAAGAGCAGGATGAGAAGGTACTCAATACAATAGAGGATTGCCTTAATAAAATATTTTCCTCTAAAAACCAATAGATTTTTTCTTTATAGTAGAATATCACCTTCTTTTTGAATAGTATGTTAGTGAAGGTGATTTGCTGTAAAGGAGGGACCTATATGAAAAAATACCCTGAGCTAACCTATAAGCATGTTAAAAGATATTGTGCTACTGAAGACTTTGACTTTAAAACAACAGAAGAAATAGAGGCTTTGAAGGGAATCATAGGACAAAAAAAGGGAGAAGCTTCTATGACCTTTGGCTTGGAAATTGATAACCCCAGTTATAATATTTACATTGGCGGCAACAAGGGAACCGGTAGAACTACCTATACTAAGAAGATTATCAGAGAAATTGCTAAAACAAAGCCTGAACCTGACGATTGGTGTTATGTCTATAGTTTTGAAAACAATGGCAAGGTGGTAGCATTGAACCTACCAGCTGGTAGAGGCAAAGAGTTTCAAAAGGATATGGATGAGCTTATAGAAGACCTATTAACACAAGTGCCTCAAGCTTTTAATAGTGAAGATTATGATCGGAAAAAAAATGAGATTATCACAGATTATCAAGAACAAAAAAATAAATTATTATTATATCTAACAGAATTTGCTGAGAAAAAGGGGTTTAGCATAAAAAGTACCAGCACTGGATTTGTATTTGTTCCTTTAGAAAGTGGAGAAGAAATGACCGATGAGGACATTAAACAATTAGACAAAGAAGAAACCCAAAAACTAGAAGAACAACTTCAAGAAATCCAAAAAACTGCCCTAGATGTTCTTGGAAAATTAAAAAATCTAGAACGTATTGCAAAAAAGAAATTATTGCAATTGGAAATGAGGGTAGGGTTGTTCGTTGTAAAACCTCTAATTCATGAGCTAGTAGAAAAATACCCTCAGTGTCAGAAGATCGTAGAACATTGCTATAAAGTAGAAAAAGACTTGATAGAAAATATCGGAAATTTTATTGAGGAAGAGGAAGAAGAAGAAGCTATAGCAGTAAAGAAAAAAGAAATTGAAGCTTTCGTTAAAAAATACAAAGTGAACCTACTGGTAAACAACAGCAGTATAGAAGGAGCACCTGTAATTATTGAATTTAATCCTACCGTCAACAAATTAATTGGTAAAATCGAATATGAAAATGTTAATGGTATATTAAAAACTGACTTTCTCCATATTAAACCAGGTGCTATTCACTTGGCTAATGGAGGTTATTTAGTATTAGAAGCAAAACAGTTATTAAGTAACCCTCATGCGTGGGAAACTCTAAAGAGAGTACTTCATACAAAAGAAGTTACTATAGAAAATATGGGTAATCAATTAGTAGATGTAGCTTCTCTAAAGTTAGAGGCTATTCCAATAG includes:
- a CDS encoding Lon protease family protein, with amino-acid sequence MKKYPELTYKHVKRYCATEDFDFKTTEEIEALKGIIGQKKGEASMTFGLEIDNPSYNIYIGGNKGTGRTTYTKKIIREIAKTKPEPDDWCYVYSFENNGKVVALNLPAGRGKEFQKDMDELIEDLLTQVPQAFNSEDYDRKKNEIITDYQEQKNKLLLYLTEFAEKKGFSIKSTSTGFVFVPLESGEEMTDEDIKQLDKEETQKLEEQLQEIQKTALDVLGKLKNLERIAKKKLLQLEMRVGLFVVKPLIHELVEKYPQCQKIVEHCYKVEKDLIENIGNFIEEEEEEEAIAVKKKEIEAFVKKYKVNLLVNNSSIEGAPVIIEFNPTVNKLIGKIEYENVNGILKTDFLHIKPGAIHLANGGYLVLEAKQLLSNPHAWETLKRVLHTKEVTIENMGNQLVDVASLKLEAIPIDLKIILIGSEELYHLLYQYDEDFQKYFKIFVDFNSEMQRTLEHEKEMAAFISSYVKCAEMKHFDVSGVARIIEYSSRLTENQNKLTTRFNKIIDVITEANQWAKLDNSLLVTGEHVDKAIHEKWCRLNKYQNRVEEMFEAEKILIDIEGKKIGVINGLSVISLGEYTFGKPSVITVTTAVGKEGIVNIEREVNLSGDIYDKGVMILTGFLMQNFAQNTNLSISARICFEQSYGGVDGDSASSAELYALLSSLAGIPIKQHIAVTGSVNQRGYIQPVGGVTEKVEGFYRLCKKRGLTKNQGVMIPYQNIENLMLCDELVEAIKKGEFHIYAIKHINEGIEIMTDENYEKVYEEVRKKVKYFNKVVNED